The proteins below come from a single Oenanthe melanoleuca isolate GR-GAL-2019-014 chromosome Z, OMel1.0, whole genome shotgun sequence genomic window:
- the DIRAS2 gene encoding GTP-binding protein Di-Ras2 codes for MPEQSNDYRVVVFGAGGVGKSSLVLRFVKGTFRESYIPTIEDTYRQVISCDKSICTLQITDTTGSHQFPAMQRLSISKGHAFILVYSITSRQSLEELKPIYEQICQIKGDIESIPIMLVGNKNDENQNREVESSEGEAMAKKWKCAFMETSAKTNHNVKELFQELLNLEKRRTVSLQIDGKKSKQQKRKEKLKGKCVVM; via the coding sequence ATGCCTGAGCAAAGCAATGATTATAGGGTAGTTGTGTTTGGAGCTGGAGGAGTGGGGAAAAGTTCTTTGGTCTTGAGATTTGTGAAGGGCACTTTCAGAGAGAGCTACATCCCTACCATAGAGGACACCTATCGGCAGGTGATCAGCTGTGACAAGAGCATATGCACTTTGCAGATAACTGACACTACAGGCAGCCATCAATTCCCAGCCATGCAACGCCTCTCCATTTCTAAGGgacatgcttttattttggtttacTCTATCACCAGCCGGCAGTCCTTGGAGGAGCTCAAGCCAATCTACGAACAAATATGTCAGATTAAAGGAGACATAGAAAGCATTCCAATAATGCTGGTGGGGAACAAAAATGACGAGAACCAAAATCGAGAGGTAGAAAGCAGTGAAGGAGAAGCCATGGCTAAGAAGTGGAAATGTGCCTTCATGGAGACCTCTGCCAAGACGAACCACAATGTGAAAGAGTTATTCCAAGAGTTGCTAAACCTGGAGAAACGCAGGACTGTGAGTTTGCAAATTGATGGCAAAAAGAGCAAGcaacagaaaaggaaggagaagctgAAAGGAAAGTGTGTGGTGATGTGA